Proteins encoded together in one Lathamus discolor isolate bLatDis1 chromosome 3, bLatDis1.hap1, whole genome shotgun sequence window:
- the PDZD7 gene encoding PDZ domain-containing protein 7 isoform X1, producing the protein MAQGWDAELSGMTAGSRSWSSSSEASLAPRCLLSKQSRLLNGTSRGSRTASPMGRVILINTPIEASSNESDIINAITVEKSVDGKLGFSVRGGSEHGLGIFVSKVEDGSAAEQAGLCVGDKITEVNSVSLENITMSSAVKVLTGNNRLRMVVRRMGRVPGIKFSKEKTAWVDVVNRRLVVEKSGSTPSESGSEDGLRRIVHLYTTSDDYCLGFNIRGGREFGLGIYVSKVDPGGLAEQNGIRVGDQVLAANGVKFEDISHSKAVEVLKGQTHIMLTIKETGRFPAYKELVAEYCWLSRLTDGQLQQLSQTSETSSSISSYSSGPAPGVVNGLGTAGPGPPARTVDVAISTEDGPRRSWVRDRAERAMQTEPAAEALPEMRRTVRPPELLRDTAIRGQGAREPPGTHPRRTFAHSPKTALLLALSRPRQPITRSQSDLTVAEEKRKKEKPEGQGARAGAPGLHRSKTLVNLFFKGGRATSQSWAPPSQEPPASERRARAKSPGRSDGDRVGAVQKFVIRSLKREKSRRASILGPMGIAALQPNGSDPEARLAHIQDTAARLLSPDEVTAVLRHCSRYLHEGSVEDLVRPLLAILDRPEKVLLLRDVRSVVAPTDLGRFDSMVMPLELEAFDALKSRSVRSPALRPAHHDVPPRRHLITPVPDYRGGFLLKPAGAPDLEGAGGLQASPGRPRASASPRRLHPCTYTPLPDVPVDAYASTSRPPAPASPQPPNWLLAEAPPGEGHRHSRSSWHKEPSRMVPDGGPEVLGKARRARPPLAPLFGGAGGEAGAGAATNGPGDAGREEEEEEEEYRLLTVTLSKLKHSLGISISGGIESRAQPVVKIEKIFPGGAAFLSGILKAGQELVSVDGQSLQNVTHQRAVDIIRQAYRNKAKEPMELVVRVPGGAPE; encoded by the exons ATCAACGCCATCACGGTGGAGAAGAGTGTGGATGGCAAGCTCGGCTTCAGCGTCCGGGGTGGCTCCGAGCACGGGCTGGGCATCTTTGTCAGCAAAGTGGAGGACGGCAGCGCTGCTG AGCAGGCTGGGCTGTGCGTTGGTGACAAGATCACAGAGGTGAACAGTGTGAGCCTGGAGAACATCACCATGAGCAGCGCCGTCAAGGTCCTTACCGGCAACAACCGCCTCCGTATGGTGGTCCGGCGGATGGGCCGTGTGCCGGGCATCAAGTTCTCCAAGGAGAAGACGGCGTG GGTGGACGTGGTGAACAGGCGCCTGGTGGTGGAGAAAAGTGGCTCAACTCCATCGGAGAGTGGCTCTGAGGACGGGCTGCGGCGCATCGTCCACCTCTACACCACCTCTGATGACTACTGCCTGGGCTTCAACATCCGCGGTGGCAGGGAGTTCGGCCTCGGCATCTACGTCTCCAA GGTGGACCCTGGGGGGCTTGCAGAGCAGAATGGCATTCGGGTGGGAGACCAAGTCCTTGCAGCCAATGGAGTCAAGTTTGAAGACATAAGCCATAGCAAGGCAGTGGAGGTGCTCAAGGGGCAGACCCACATCATGCTAACCATCAAG GAGACAGGCCGGTTCCCTGCCTACAAGGAGTTGGTGGCCGAGTACTGCTGGCTCAGTCGCT TGACCGAcgggcagctgcagcagctctctcaGACCTCAGAGACCAGCTCCTCCATCTCCTCCTACTCCTCGGGGCCAGCGCCAGGGGTGGTGAACGGGCTGGGGACGGCCGGCCCAGGGCCCCCTGCCCGCACCGTGGACGTGGCCATCTCCACAGAGGATGGCCCGCGGCGGAGCTGGGTGCGGGACCGTGCCGAGCGGGCCATGCAGACCGAGCCGGCCGCCGAGGCGCTGCCAGAGATGCGGCGCACGGTGCGGCCCCCCGAGCTGCTGCGGGACACGGCCATCCGAGGCCAGGGCGCCCGCGAGCCCCCCGGCACCCATCCGCGACGGACCTTTGCCCACTCGCCCAAgacagccctgctgctggccctgagcCGGCCCCGGCAGCCCATCACACGCTCACAGAGCGATCTCACCGTCGCTG AGGAGAAACGGAAAAAGGAGAAGCCGGAGGGACAAGGGGCCCGGGCGGGGGCCCCGGGGCTGCACCGCTCCAAAACCCTCGTCAACCTCTTCTTCAAGGGGGGCCGTGCCACCAGCCAGAGCTGGGCCCCCCCCAGCCAGGAGCCCCCCGCCTCCGAACGTAGGGCACGCGCCAAGTCCCCAGGGCGTTCCGACGGGGACAGAG TAGGCGCTGTGCAGAAGTTTGTCATCCGGAGCCTGAAGCGGG AGAAAAGCCGGCGTGCCAGCATCCTAGGCCCCATGGGCAttgctgccctgcagcccaATGGCAGCGACCCCGAGGCGAGACTCGCACACATCCAGGACACTGCTGCACGCCTCCTGAGCCCTGACGAGGTGACGGCCGTGCTTCGCCACTGCTCCAGG TACCTGCATGAGGGCAGCGTGGAGGATTTGGTGCGGCCATTGCTGGCTATCCTGGATCGGCCTGAGAAGGTCCTGCTGCTGCGGGATGTGAG GAGTGTGGTGGCTCCCACAGACCTGGGCCGGTTTGACAGCATGGTgatgcccctggagctggaagcCTTTGATGCCCTGAAGAGCCGCTCAG TGCGCTCGCCTGCCCTGCGCCCGGCTCACCACGATGTCCCTCCCAGGAGACACCTCATTACACCAGTGCCTG ACTATCGTGGCGGGTTCCTGCTGAAGCCAGCGGGGGCCCCAGATCTGGAGGGAGCCGGGGGGCTACAGGCGAGCCCAGGCCGGCCACGGGCCTCTGCCAGTCCCCGCCGGCTTCACCCGTGCACCTACACCCCGCTCCCCGACGTGCCAGTGGATGCCTACGCCAGCACCAGCCGCCCCCCGGCCCCCgcctccccccagccccccaaCTGGCTGCTGGCCGAGGCCCCCCCGGGCGAGGGACACAGGCACTCACGCAGCTCCTGGCACAAGGAGCCCTCCAGGATGGTGCCCGATGGGGGGcccgaggtgctggggaaggCTCGGAGAGCACGGCCCCCCCTTGCACCTCTCTTtgggggggcagggggtgaGGCGGGAGCTGGGGCGGCCACCAATGGCCCTGGGGATGCTggcagagaggaagaggaggaagaggaggagtatCGGCTGCTTACAGTCACCCTCTCCAAGCTGAAGCACTCGCTGG GGATCAGCATCTCTGGAGGCATCGAGTCAAGGGCGCAGCCGGTAGTGAAGATTGAGAAGATCTTCCCTGGGGGAGCTGCCTTCCTCAGCGGCATCCTCAAG GCGGGTCAGGAGCTGGTGTCAGTGGATGGACAGAGCCTGCAGAATGTCACCCACCAGCGGGCGGTGGACATCATCCGCCAGGCCTACCGCAACAAGGCCAAGGAGCCCATGGAGCTGGTGGTGCGGGTGCCTGGAGGTGCCCCGGAGTGA
- the LZTS2 gene encoding leucine zipper putative tumor suppressor 2, translating to MAIVQTLPVPLEAVAEGAAQLRAAAHSPPATMGSVGSLLPGRPRHDRASQPCDGDPPTASFRKQEGLLRATQRDPPSPEESHPAMPGVTHAYANGGFCGDWLDVPSPTSPCSDSDEPRDDQAPSGHLQGPPPKLVPVSGKLEENVEKTLIRPMAFKPVVPKLRSAQTVVRPGLSESQVSLTHLLGAEKPGSLSCRASTLSDSGRNSLSSLPTYSTGCSQHPEVGALPPTPHGPPDPPGGCRPSNSDSGRSSSSKSTGSLSGRGRPSSESGSCGRSPLPGEEAMLVQELEDKLREREAELQLLRDSLDENEVAICQVYEEKQRRCEQELEGLRQRCAAQARQAAQAAQRGQQVLQLQVLQLQQEKKQLQEDFAQLLQERELLERRCASFQRERTELAPRLEETKWEVCQKSGEISLLKQQLKEAQAELAQRSTELLGLRAQLREARAQLQAGERRAQGLQEAARLKALELEVCANELQRRKSEADLFRAKAGRLEQELAGLREAAHARCPPPGEGCPPPGEGCPQPGEEPRGSVGLRRQLERLRAEVALERRRGQEQRDAFEQERGTWQGEKERVIRYQKQLQYSYIQMYRRNRRLEQRLQHLRLQGEEPPPEHCDPPGPEPPFEEITATEI from the exons ATGGCCATCGTGCAGACGCTGCCAGTGCCCCTCGAGGCCGTCGCTGAGGGGGCTGCACAGCTCCGTGCTGCTGCCCATTCGCCCCCTGCCACCATGGGCAGCGTCGGCAGCCTCCTGCCCGGCCGGCCCCGCCACGACCGTGCCAGCCAGCCCTGCGATGGGGACCCCCCCACCGCCTCCTTTCGCAAGCAGGAGGGGCTGCTCCGGGCCACCCAGCGGGACCCCCCATCTCCCGAGGAGTCGCACCCAGCCATGCCTGGTGTCACCCATGCCTATGCCAATGGAGGCTTCTGCGGTGACTGGCTCGACGTCCCATCTCCCACCAGCCCCTGCAGTGACTCGGATGAGCCCCGCGATGACCAAGCCCCAAGTGGTCACCTCCAGGGTCCCCCCCCCAAGCTTGTCCCTGTCTCTGGCAAGCTGGAGGAG AACGTGGAGAAAACCCTGATCCGCCCCATGGCCTTCAAGCCGGTGGTGCCCAAGCTCCGGAGCGCCCAGACAGTGGTGCGCCCTGGGCTCTCGGAGAGCCAGGTGAGCCTCACCCACTTGCTGGGTGCCGAGAAGCCCGGCTCCCTGAGCTGCCGCGCCAGCACCCTGTCGGACTCGGGGCGCAActccctctccagcctgcccaCCTACAGCAcgggctgcagccagcaccccGAGGTGGGAGCCCTGCCGCCCACCCCCCATGGTCCCCCCGACCCACCGGGGGGCTGCCGCCCCTCCAACTCGGACAGCGGGCGCTCATCCTCCAGCAAGAGCACGGGCTCGCTGAGCGGCCGGGGCCGGCCCTCCTCCGAGAGCGGCTCCTGCGGGCGCTCGCCCCTGCCCGGCGAGGAGGCCATGCtggtgcaggagctggaggacaAGCTGCGGGAGAGGGAGGCCGAGCTGCAGCTCCTGCGTGACAGCCTGGATGAGAACGAGGTGGCCATCTGCCAG GTGTACGAGGAGAAGCAGCGGCGCTgcgagcaggagctggagggtCTCCGGCAGCGCTGTGCGGCCCAGGCGCGGCAGGCGGCCCAGGCAGCGCAGCGGGggcagcaggtcctgcagctccaggtgctgcagctgcagcaggagaagaagcagctgcaggaggactttgcccagctgctgcaggagcgggagctgctggagcgcCGCTGTGCCTCCTTCCAGCGCGAGCGCACCGAGCTGGCACCCCGGCTGGAGGAGACCAAGTGGGAG GTGTGCCAGAAGTCGGGTGAGATCTccctgctgaagcagcagctgaaggaggCGCAGGCGGAGCTGGCGCAGCGCAGCacggagctgctggggctgcgggCGCAGCTGCGGGAGGCGCGGGCGCAGCTGCAGGCGGGCGAGCGGCGGgcacaggggctgcaggaggccGCCCGCCTCAAGGCGCTGGAGCTGGAGGTCTGCGCCAACGAACTGCAGCGCCGCAAGAGCGAGGCCGACCTCTTCCGCGCCAAAGCCGGgcggctggagcaggagctggcggGGCTGCGGGAGGCTGCCCACGCGAGGTGCCCTCCACCCGGCGAGGGGTGCCCACCCCCCGGTGAGGGCTGTCCCCAGCCTGGTGAGGAGCCCCGGGGCAGCGTGGGGCTGCGGCGGCAGCTGGAGCGGCTGCGTGCAGAGGTGGCCCTGGAGCGGAGGCGCGGGCAGGAGCAGCGGGATGCCTTCGAGCAGGAGCGCGGCACGTGGCAGGGTGAGAAGGAGCGGGTTATCCGCtaccagaagcagctgcagtaCAGCTACATCCAGATGTACCGCCGCAACCGGCGGCTCGAGCAGCGGCTCCAGCATCTCCGGCTCCAGGGTGAGGAACCCCCACCTGAGCACTGTGACCCCCCTGGCCCTGAGCCACCCTTTGAAGAGATCACGGCCACCGAGATTTGA
- the PDZD7 gene encoding PDZ domain-containing protein 7 isoform X2, with translation MAQGWDAELSGMTAGSRSWSSSSEASLAPRCLLSKQSRLLNGTSRGSRTASPMGRVILINTPIEASSNESDIINAITVEKSVDGKLGFSVRGGSEHGLGIFVSKVEDGSAAEQAGLCVGDKITEVNSVSLENITMSSAVKVLTGNNRLRMVVRRMGRVPGIKFSKEKTAWVDVVNRRLVVEKSGSTPSESGSEDGLRRIVHLYTTSDDYCLGFNIRGGREFGLGIYVSKVDPGGLAEQNGIRVGDQVLAANGVKFEDISHSKAVEVLKGQTHIMLTIKETGRFPAYKELVAEYCWLSRLTDGQLQQLSQTSETSSSISSYSSGPAPGVVNGLGTAGPGPPARTVDVAISTEDGPRRSWVRDRAERAMQTEPAAEALPEMRRTVRPPELLRDTAIRGQGAREPPGTHPRRTFAHSPKTALLLALSRPRQPITRSQSDLTVAEEKRKKEKPEGQGARAGAPGLHRSKTLVNLFFKGGRATSQSWAPPSQEPPASERRARAKSPGRSDGDREKSRRASILGPMGIAALQPNGSDPEARLAHIQDTAARLLSPDEVTAVLRHCSRYLHEGSVEDLVRPLLAILDRPEKVLLLRDVRSVVAPTDLGRFDSMVMPLELEAFDALKSRSVRSPALRPAHHDVPPRRHLITPVPDYRGGFLLKPAGAPDLEGAGGLQASPGRPRASASPRRLHPCTYTPLPDVPVDAYASTSRPPAPASPQPPNWLLAEAPPGEGHRHSRSSWHKEPSRMVPDGGPEVLGKARRARPPLAPLFGGAGGEAGAGAATNGPGDAGREEEEEEEEYRLLTVTLSKLKHSLGISISGGIESRAQPVVKIEKIFPGGAAFLSGILKAGQELVSVDGQSLQNVTHQRAVDIIRQAYRNKAKEPMELVVRVPGGAPE, from the exons ATCAACGCCATCACGGTGGAGAAGAGTGTGGATGGCAAGCTCGGCTTCAGCGTCCGGGGTGGCTCCGAGCACGGGCTGGGCATCTTTGTCAGCAAAGTGGAGGACGGCAGCGCTGCTG AGCAGGCTGGGCTGTGCGTTGGTGACAAGATCACAGAGGTGAACAGTGTGAGCCTGGAGAACATCACCATGAGCAGCGCCGTCAAGGTCCTTACCGGCAACAACCGCCTCCGTATGGTGGTCCGGCGGATGGGCCGTGTGCCGGGCATCAAGTTCTCCAAGGAGAAGACGGCGTG GGTGGACGTGGTGAACAGGCGCCTGGTGGTGGAGAAAAGTGGCTCAACTCCATCGGAGAGTGGCTCTGAGGACGGGCTGCGGCGCATCGTCCACCTCTACACCACCTCTGATGACTACTGCCTGGGCTTCAACATCCGCGGTGGCAGGGAGTTCGGCCTCGGCATCTACGTCTCCAA GGTGGACCCTGGGGGGCTTGCAGAGCAGAATGGCATTCGGGTGGGAGACCAAGTCCTTGCAGCCAATGGAGTCAAGTTTGAAGACATAAGCCATAGCAAGGCAGTGGAGGTGCTCAAGGGGCAGACCCACATCATGCTAACCATCAAG GAGACAGGCCGGTTCCCTGCCTACAAGGAGTTGGTGGCCGAGTACTGCTGGCTCAGTCGCT TGACCGAcgggcagctgcagcagctctctcaGACCTCAGAGACCAGCTCCTCCATCTCCTCCTACTCCTCGGGGCCAGCGCCAGGGGTGGTGAACGGGCTGGGGACGGCCGGCCCAGGGCCCCCTGCCCGCACCGTGGACGTGGCCATCTCCACAGAGGATGGCCCGCGGCGGAGCTGGGTGCGGGACCGTGCCGAGCGGGCCATGCAGACCGAGCCGGCCGCCGAGGCGCTGCCAGAGATGCGGCGCACGGTGCGGCCCCCCGAGCTGCTGCGGGACACGGCCATCCGAGGCCAGGGCGCCCGCGAGCCCCCCGGCACCCATCCGCGACGGACCTTTGCCCACTCGCCCAAgacagccctgctgctggccctgagcCGGCCCCGGCAGCCCATCACACGCTCACAGAGCGATCTCACCGTCGCTG AGGAGAAACGGAAAAAGGAGAAGCCGGAGGGACAAGGGGCCCGGGCGGGGGCCCCGGGGCTGCACCGCTCCAAAACCCTCGTCAACCTCTTCTTCAAGGGGGGCCGTGCCACCAGCCAGAGCTGGGCCCCCCCCAGCCAGGAGCCCCCCGCCTCCGAACGTAGGGCACGCGCCAAGTCCCCAGGGCGTTCCGACGGGGACAGAG AGAAAAGCCGGCGTGCCAGCATCCTAGGCCCCATGGGCAttgctgccctgcagcccaATGGCAGCGACCCCGAGGCGAGACTCGCACACATCCAGGACACTGCTGCACGCCTCCTGAGCCCTGACGAGGTGACGGCCGTGCTTCGCCACTGCTCCAGG TACCTGCATGAGGGCAGCGTGGAGGATTTGGTGCGGCCATTGCTGGCTATCCTGGATCGGCCTGAGAAGGTCCTGCTGCTGCGGGATGTGAG GAGTGTGGTGGCTCCCACAGACCTGGGCCGGTTTGACAGCATGGTgatgcccctggagctggaagcCTTTGATGCCCTGAAGAGCCGCTCAG TGCGCTCGCCTGCCCTGCGCCCGGCTCACCACGATGTCCCTCCCAGGAGACACCTCATTACACCAGTGCCTG ACTATCGTGGCGGGTTCCTGCTGAAGCCAGCGGGGGCCCCAGATCTGGAGGGAGCCGGGGGGCTACAGGCGAGCCCAGGCCGGCCACGGGCCTCTGCCAGTCCCCGCCGGCTTCACCCGTGCACCTACACCCCGCTCCCCGACGTGCCAGTGGATGCCTACGCCAGCACCAGCCGCCCCCCGGCCCCCgcctccccccagccccccaaCTGGCTGCTGGCCGAGGCCCCCCCGGGCGAGGGACACAGGCACTCACGCAGCTCCTGGCACAAGGAGCCCTCCAGGATGGTGCCCGATGGGGGGcccgaggtgctggggaaggCTCGGAGAGCACGGCCCCCCCTTGCACCTCTCTTtgggggggcagggggtgaGGCGGGAGCTGGGGCGGCCACCAATGGCCCTGGGGATGCTggcagagaggaagaggaggaagaggaggagtatCGGCTGCTTACAGTCACCCTCTCCAAGCTGAAGCACTCGCTGG GGATCAGCATCTCTGGAGGCATCGAGTCAAGGGCGCAGCCGGTAGTGAAGATTGAGAAGATCTTCCCTGGGGGAGCTGCCTTCCTCAGCGGCATCCTCAAG GCGGGTCAGGAGCTGGTGTCAGTGGATGGACAGAGCCTGCAGAATGTCACCCACCAGCGGGCGGTGGACATCATCCGCCAGGCCTACCGCAACAAGGCCAAGGAGCCCATGGAGCTGGTGGTGCGGGTGCCTGGAGGTGCCCCGGAGTGA